One Sebastes umbrosus isolate fSebUmb1 chromosome 6, fSebUmb1.pri, whole genome shotgun sequence DNA window includes the following coding sequences:
- the frmd4bb gene encoding FERM domain-containing protein 4B isoform X1, whose amino-acid sequence MTEGRLCQVQLLDDRKLELLVQPKLLSYELLDLVSSHFNLKEKEFFGLAFCDDNGQRKWLQMDRRVLEHDFSKKSAPIALNFLVRFYVENITMLKDIITVELFFLNAKSAVYNGIIEVESENVFKLAANALQEAKGDYTSDENTRADLKKLPTLPTKVLKEHPSLAYCEDRVIEHYKPLKGVSRGQAIVQYLTLVESLPTYGVHYFEVKDKQGIPWWLGISYKGIGQYDLQDKLKPRKLYQWKQLENLYFREKKFAVEVNDPHRRAVTKRTFGQTGLLIHTWYASHSLIKTIWVMAISQHQFYLDRKQTKTKLGTARSVEEIAMDLTEHGGAKINRLGDAGLKNNFITASNGSLVSTGSADSEMSEEQKKEKLSELRKKEQEIQDILAKKTKELKKICLREAELTGKLPKEYPLSSGERPPHVRRRVGTTFKLDDLFPYNEDPFLRNLESRFALQQKIVEAAKKLANESELCKTVKKKRRRNCLDAMHKLQQIEDEMNQYRIKKGKKPTQRASVIIADELIRSDCSSLSSLPLDDDDSDGASQRPRSRSVQGSPQLSPMRSLGAEYDERQGSPRENHHNKNHSRLAFEGQDASHYYQNPREVSSTHSSPYKTLPRPPRDPRSMPPTPVMTRNAYSSSQLRSEGSPHCFRHRSGSLESQPRLRKDGDSEKPVFILSPAHRSNSTEVLEDCSSYTSQSSLDYCGAANSHYSTLDSRSSTMHRLHRKVEVYGNTGSMPNLVQHHSSGCSYSCDTSPHYAPSAYYVAGYPCPDMEPYANGAYVYENEVEGHYNVNPSYQINGYHGHDRFRNYSSDRADSLSQNPYATVRPPRNREGPRNELLAKNMQKALVAEHLKGWYQRSRGGGRGMLAGYDFDSGSQLSLGYQTMPAAFSHSSRTTSFSSVSSVESAGNWRNQLAVGLTEYDTPDTPQYPHPAAPASPYNRSPSHSRLPPENKVSDTMPKQSESVEVVGSEATSTDEPSDNHSST is encoded by the exons ATGACTGAGGGCAGACTGTGCCAAGTGCAGCTGCTGGACGACAGGAAGCTAGAGCTGCTGGTTCAG CCTAAGCTGCTGTCGTATGAACTCCTCGACTTGGTTTCCTCCCACTTCAACCTCAAAGAGAAGGAATTCTTTGGACTCGCATTTTGTGATGACAA TGGTCAACGTAAGTGGTTGCAGATGGACCGCAGAGTTCTTGAACATGACTTTTCAAAGAAATCCGCTCCCATCGCCCTCAACTTCCTGGTCAG GTTTTATGTAGAAAACATAACAATGCTTAAGGACATCATAACAGTCGAGTTATTCTTCCTGAATGCAAAATCTGCTGTCTACAAC GGGATTATAGAAGTGGAAAGTGAGAACGTCTTCAAATTAGCTGCAAATGCTTTGCAG GAGGCGAAGGGAGACTACACGAG TGATGAAAACACCAGAGCTGACTTGAAGAAACTACCAACTCTTCCCACCAAAGTACTCAAGGAACACCCATCACTTGCATACTG TGAGGATCGCGTCATTGAACATTACAAGCCGCTGAAAGGAGTCTCCCGAGGACAGGCCATTGTGCA GTATTTGACGTTGGTGGAATCGTTGCCCACGTATGGCGTGCACTATTTTGAAGTAAAG GATAAACAAGGGATCCCGTGGTGGCTTGGAATCAGCTATAAGGGCATCGGCCAGTACGACCTGCAGGATAAATTAAAACCTCGAAAG CTTTACCAGTGGAAGCAGCTGGAAAACTTGTACTTCCGGGAGAAGAAATTTGCTGTAGAAGTTAATGATCCACACAG GAGAGCAGTAACAAAGCGCACCTTTGGGCAGACGGGCCTACTCATCCACACGTGGTATGCCAGCCATTCTCTGATCAAAACCATCTGGGTCATGGCCATCAGCCAGCATCAGTTCTACCTGGACAGAAAGCAAACCAAA ACTAAATTAGGAACAGCAAGAAGTGTGGAGGAAATCGCCATGGATCTCACGGAGCACGGAGGAGCCAAAATAAACCGACTGGGAGACGCAGGCCTGAAGAATAACTTCATAACAGCCAGCAACGGGAGCCTGGTGTCTACAG GTTCTGCCGACTCTGAAATGAGTGAAGAACAGAAGAAAGAGAAACTCTCTGAGctgagaaagaaagagcagGAGATCCAAGATATTCTGgccaagaaaacaaaagaactgAAGAAGATTTGCCTGAGAGAGGCG gaGCTTACTGGCAAGCTGCCAAAAGAGTATCCCCTCTCCTCAGGTGAAAGACCGCCGCACGTCAGACGGCGAGTTGGCACCACTTTCAAGTTAGATGACCTTTTCCCCTACAATGAG GATCCCTTCCTGAGGAACCTGGAGAGCAGGTTTGCCCTGCAGCAAAAGATCGTGGAGGCGGCTAAGAAGCTCGCAAATGAGTCCGAACTGTGCAAAACCgtcaagaagaagaggaggagaaactgtTTGGACGCCATGCACAAACTCCAGCAGATAGAGGACGAGATGAACCAGTACAGAATCAAGAAGGGGAAAAAGCCCACACAGCGGGCCTCGGTGATCATTGCAG ATGAACTTATCCGTTCAGACTGTAGCTCTCTGTCTAGTCTCCCACTGGATGACG ATGACTCAGACGGTGCCAGTCAGAGGCCACGGTCACGGTCTGTCCAAGGCTCCCCTCAGCTCAGTCCGATGCGATCGCTGGGAGCTGAATATGATGAAAGACAGGGATCTCCGCGGGAAAATCACCATAACAAGAACCACAGCAG ATTAGCTTTTGAAGGCCAGGATGCTTCCCACTACTACCAGAATCCAAGAGAGGTCTCCTCCACCCACAGTAGTCCCTATAAAACCCTTCCCAGACCTCCTAGAGATCCACGCAGCATGCCTCCCACCCCGGTTATGACCCGCAATGCCTACAGCAGCAGCCAGCTCAG GTCGGAGGGGTCTCCTCATTGCTTCAGGCATCGCAGCGGAAGTCTGGAGTCGCAGCCCCGGCTAAGAAAAGATGGGGACTCCGAGAAGCCCGTCTTTATCTTGTCGCCGGCCCACCGCAGCAACAGCACAGAGGTGTTAGAGGACTGCTCGTCCTACACCAGCCAGTCCAGTCTGGACTACTGCGGGGCGGCCAACTCCCACTACAGCACGCTGGACTCCCGATCCTCAACCATGCATCGCCTCCACAGGAAGGTGGAAGTGTATGGAAATACCGGGAGCATGCCCAACTTGGTCCAGCATCATTCTTCTGGTTGTAGTTATTCATGCGACACCTCACCACACTATGCACCCAGTGCCTACTACGTCGCCGGCTACCCCTGCCCCGACATGGAGCCTTACGCTAACGGTGCCTACGTGTATGAGAATGAAGTAGAAGGCCACTACAACGTCAACCCTTCCTACCAAATAAATGGCTACCACGGACACGACAGGTTCAGGAATTACAGCAGTGACCGGGCGGATAGTCTTTCCCAGAATCCGTACGCGACAGTGAGGCCGCCGCGGAACAGAGAGGGGCCCAGGAACGAGCTGTTGGCCAAGAACATGCAGAAGGCGCTGGTGGCAGAGCATCTGAAAGGCTGGTACCAACGGAGCAGGGGCGGAGGGAGGGGGATGCTGGCTGGATACGACTTTGACAGCGGCTCCCAACTCAGCCTGGGCTACCAGACCATGCCGGCGGCCTTCAGCCACTCCAGCAGAACCACCTCCTTTTCATCAG TG
- the frmd4bb gene encoding FERM domain-containing protein 4B isoform X2 — MTEGRLCQVQLLDDRKLELLVQPKLLSYELLDLVSSHFNLKEKEFFGLAFCDDNGQRKWLQMDRRVLEHDFSKKSAPIALNFLVRFYVENITMLKDIITVELFFLNAKSAVYNGIIEVESENVFKLAANALQEAKGDYTSDENTRADLKKLPTLPTKVLKEHPSLAYCEDRVIEHYKPLKGVSRGQAIVQYLTLVESLPTYGVHYFEVKDKQGIPWWLGISYKGIGQYDLQDKLKPRKLYQWKQLENLYFREKKFAVEVNDPHRRAVTKRTFGQTGLLIHTWYASHSLIKTIWVMAISQHQFYLDRKQTKTKLGTARSVEEIAMDLTEHGGAKINRLGDAGLKNNFITASNGSLVSTGSADSEMSEEQKKEKLSELRKKEQEIQDILAKKTKELKKICLREAELTGKLPKEYPLSSGERPPHVRRRVGTTFKLDDLFPYNEDPFLRNLESRFALQQKIVEAAKKLANESELCKTVKKKRRRNCLDAMHKLQQIEDEMNQYRIKKGKKPTQRASVIIADELIRSDCSSLSSLPLDDDDSDGASQRPRSRSVQGSPQLSPMRSLGAEYDERQGSPRENHHNKNHSRLAFEGQDASHYYQNPREVSSTHSSPYKTLPRPPRDPRSMPPTPVMTRNAYSSSQLRSEGSPHCFRHRSGSLESQPRLRKDGDSEKPVFILSPAHRSNSTEVLEDCSSYTSQSSLDYCGAANSHYSTLDSRSSTMHRLHRKVEVYGNTGSMPNLVQHHSSGCSYSCDTSPHYAPSAYYVAGYPCPDMEPYANGAYVYENEVEGHYNVNPSYQINGYHGHDRFRNYSSDRADSLSQNPYATVRPPRNREGPRNELLAKNMQKALVAEHLKGWYQRSRGGGRGMLAGYDFDSGSQLSLGYQTMPAAFSHSSRTTSFSSVSSVESAGNWRNQLAVGLTEYDTPDTPQYPHPAAPASPYNRSPSHSRFHLDGSYMSIR; from the exons ATGACTGAGGGCAGACTGTGCCAAGTGCAGCTGCTGGACGACAGGAAGCTAGAGCTGCTGGTTCAG CCTAAGCTGCTGTCGTATGAACTCCTCGACTTGGTTTCCTCCCACTTCAACCTCAAAGAGAAGGAATTCTTTGGACTCGCATTTTGTGATGACAA TGGTCAACGTAAGTGGTTGCAGATGGACCGCAGAGTTCTTGAACATGACTTTTCAAAGAAATCCGCTCCCATCGCCCTCAACTTCCTGGTCAG GTTTTATGTAGAAAACATAACAATGCTTAAGGACATCATAACAGTCGAGTTATTCTTCCTGAATGCAAAATCTGCTGTCTACAAC GGGATTATAGAAGTGGAAAGTGAGAACGTCTTCAAATTAGCTGCAAATGCTTTGCAG GAGGCGAAGGGAGACTACACGAG TGATGAAAACACCAGAGCTGACTTGAAGAAACTACCAACTCTTCCCACCAAAGTACTCAAGGAACACCCATCACTTGCATACTG TGAGGATCGCGTCATTGAACATTACAAGCCGCTGAAAGGAGTCTCCCGAGGACAGGCCATTGTGCA GTATTTGACGTTGGTGGAATCGTTGCCCACGTATGGCGTGCACTATTTTGAAGTAAAG GATAAACAAGGGATCCCGTGGTGGCTTGGAATCAGCTATAAGGGCATCGGCCAGTACGACCTGCAGGATAAATTAAAACCTCGAAAG CTTTACCAGTGGAAGCAGCTGGAAAACTTGTACTTCCGGGAGAAGAAATTTGCTGTAGAAGTTAATGATCCACACAG GAGAGCAGTAACAAAGCGCACCTTTGGGCAGACGGGCCTACTCATCCACACGTGGTATGCCAGCCATTCTCTGATCAAAACCATCTGGGTCATGGCCATCAGCCAGCATCAGTTCTACCTGGACAGAAAGCAAACCAAA ACTAAATTAGGAACAGCAAGAAGTGTGGAGGAAATCGCCATGGATCTCACGGAGCACGGAGGAGCCAAAATAAACCGACTGGGAGACGCAGGCCTGAAGAATAACTTCATAACAGCCAGCAACGGGAGCCTGGTGTCTACAG GTTCTGCCGACTCTGAAATGAGTGAAGAACAGAAGAAAGAGAAACTCTCTGAGctgagaaagaaagagcagGAGATCCAAGATATTCTGgccaagaaaacaaaagaactgAAGAAGATTTGCCTGAGAGAGGCG gaGCTTACTGGCAAGCTGCCAAAAGAGTATCCCCTCTCCTCAGGTGAAAGACCGCCGCACGTCAGACGGCGAGTTGGCACCACTTTCAAGTTAGATGACCTTTTCCCCTACAATGAG GATCCCTTCCTGAGGAACCTGGAGAGCAGGTTTGCCCTGCAGCAAAAGATCGTGGAGGCGGCTAAGAAGCTCGCAAATGAGTCCGAACTGTGCAAAACCgtcaagaagaagaggaggagaaactgtTTGGACGCCATGCACAAACTCCAGCAGATAGAGGACGAGATGAACCAGTACAGAATCAAGAAGGGGAAAAAGCCCACACAGCGGGCCTCGGTGATCATTGCAG ATGAACTTATCCGTTCAGACTGTAGCTCTCTGTCTAGTCTCCCACTGGATGACG ATGACTCAGACGGTGCCAGTCAGAGGCCACGGTCACGGTCTGTCCAAGGCTCCCCTCAGCTCAGTCCGATGCGATCGCTGGGAGCTGAATATGATGAAAGACAGGGATCTCCGCGGGAAAATCACCATAACAAGAACCACAGCAG ATTAGCTTTTGAAGGCCAGGATGCTTCCCACTACTACCAGAATCCAAGAGAGGTCTCCTCCACCCACAGTAGTCCCTATAAAACCCTTCCCAGACCTCCTAGAGATCCACGCAGCATGCCTCCCACCCCGGTTATGACCCGCAATGCCTACAGCAGCAGCCAGCTCAG GTCGGAGGGGTCTCCTCATTGCTTCAGGCATCGCAGCGGAAGTCTGGAGTCGCAGCCCCGGCTAAGAAAAGATGGGGACTCCGAGAAGCCCGTCTTTATCTTGTCGCCGGCCCACCGCAGCAACAGCACAGAGGTGTTAGAGGACTGCTCGTCCTACACCAGCCAGTCCAGTCTGGACTACTGCGGGGCGGCCAACTCCCACTACAGCACGCTGGACTCCCGATCCTCAACCATGCATCGCCTCCACAGGAAGGTGGAAGTGTATGGAAATACCGGGAGCATGCCCAACTTGGTCCAGCATCATTCTTCTGGTTGTAGTTATTCATGCGACACCTCACCACACTATGCACCCAGTGCCTACTACGTCGCCGGCTACCCCTGCCCCGACATGGAGCCTTACGCTAACGGTGCCTACGTGTATGAGAATGAAGTAGAAGGCCACTACAACGTCAACCCTTCCTACCAAATAAATGGCTACCACGGACACGACAGGTTCAGGAATTACAGCAGTGACCGGGCGGATAGTCTTTCCCAGAATCCGTACGCGACAGTGAGGCCGCCGCGGAACAGAGAGGGGCCCAGGAACGAGCTGTTGGCCAAGAACATGCAGAAGGCGCTGGTGGCAGAGCATCTGAAAGGCTGGTACCAACGGAGCAGGGGCGGAGGGAGGGGGATGCTGGCTGGATACGACTTTGACAGCGGCTCCCAACTCAGCCTGGGCTACCAGACCATGCCGGCGGCCTTCAGCCACTCCAGCAGAACCACCTCCTTTTCATCAG TG